Proteins from a genomic interval of Thunnus maccoyii chromosome 1, fThuMac1.1, whole genome shotgun sequence:
- the marchf7 gene encoding E3 ubiquitin-protein ligase MARCH7, whose amino-acid sequence MDSRSRRLPFCLSSSRSSYTPSPTVSSSSLASSSRLYSREPVLSNDRFPRASSAFKTDLDQQNSRLLSSSRDYSSSDSRSSSWRLPSSLTSSTRSYDRPWAESSLSSRSKLTDSEGRFGMRTGLLSATDDGESKRAKLSYTNRGLYSRTAGNSVTGSTYSSNGLSSGRGTDEKQSDTFDSSWSSCRLLSRSSSSSSKPLSSRRELETKNEPTSLSGLGERRIRTPGLTSSLYQTDRVTSTYAQGARPKETAYSPSSSSSSSSSSSSARENSLSRHLSSSTSYRSSPLTRDFSTRTTTRFLNSPSSLHSSQEQTRNHERTSNTSSSYSSHTPWYTTPAARPEATLPPRPTPEAGEPEGRRSTRRLLSRLFSRRSSQDSSSGSSSVRSLDDDTPSTGGESVDSDEGARMSSVEPDTGGSEATSSSLRHRRADLAPIQENNNDGYRGSLARARMASQREPGISSNTNTSSGGSGSSSSSWLSSSLRGRCPPLLARLRRHARDESAHSAAGLEEGYSRPQHLLRRWDNLEHKESQEDDDEEEEEEEEEEEEEEEEGAVGLEAFGAGRPCRLEDDSLPELEEASVEFSPRRRVGVFENISVSMGPLGGAEGHRDGQKDKPVSSRDQEKLRKIKERLLLEDSDEEEGDLCRICQMGEESASNPLIQPCRCTGSLQYVHQECIKRWLCSKIGSGTNLEAITTCELCKEKLRLNIDNFDIQELYRTHVQSEYDEFISSGLYLVVLLHFCEQRFSDVLGAVDAAGLFNLVRILHEHMDNLEIPHGESDEEAHDSRPSIEFSDLDDDLEEEY is encoded by the exons ATGGACTCCAGGTCTCGCAGACTTCCCTTTTGTCTGTCCAGCTCGAGGTCGTCCTACACACCCAGTCCAACAGTCTCCTCCTCGTCACTGGCCTCCAGCAGTAGGTTGTACAGTAGGGAGCCGGTGTTGAGCAATGACCGCTTCCCGAGGGCATCATCAGCTTTCAAAACAGACCTGGACCAACAG AATTCTCGTCTCCTGAGCTCGTCTAGAGACTACAGCAGCTCTGACAGTcgctccagcagctggaggttgCCCTCCTCTCTGACATCCTCCACCAGATCTTATGACCGCCCGTGGGCTGAATCCTCCCTCAGCAGCAGGAGCAAACTG ACTGATTCTGAGGGCAGGTTTGGGATGCGCACAGGTCTGTTGAGCGCCACTGATGACGGCGAATCTAAAAGGGCCAAACTGTCATACACAAACAGAGGACTGTACTCAAGAACGGCCGGCAACTCAGTTACAGGATCCACCTATTCCAGTAATGGGCTCAGCAGTGGCAGAG gcacagatgaaaaacaaagtgacaCATTTGATTCATCGTGGAGCTCGTGCCGTTTACTCTCACGgtcatcatcttcctcctcaaAGCCACTGTCCTCCAGGAGAGAGCTAGAGACAAAGAACGAGCCCACGAGTCTCTCAGGTTTGGGAGAAAGAAGGATCAGGACTCCTGGATTGACTTCCTCATTGT ATCAGACAGACCGGGTCACGTCCACATATGCACAGGGAGCTCGGCCTAAAGAGACTGCCTactcaccctcctcctcctcctcctcctcctcttcctcctcctccgctaGAGAAAACTCCCTAAGTCGCCACCTCTCATCCTCCACCTCCTACCGGTCTTCTCCTCTGACACGTGACTTCAGCACCAGAACCACAACCCGTTTCTTGAACAGCCCATCCAGCCTCCACTCATCTCAGGAACAAACAAGAAACCATGAACGCACCTCAAACACTTCCTCCTCTTACTCCTCCCACACCCCCTGGTACACCACTCCCGCAGCCAGACCAGAAGCCACACTCCCTCCGAGGCCGACCCCTGAAGCTGGAGAACCAGAGGGCCGTCGTTCCACCCGACGCCTTTTGTCCCGTCTCTTTTCACGGCGCTCCAGCCAAGATTCTTCTAGTGGATCTTCAAGCGTTCGCTCCCTTGATGATGACACTCCATCAACCGGTGGAGAGTCTGTTGACAGTGACGAAGGAGCCAGGATGTCTAGTGTCGAGCCAGACACTGGAGGCTCAGAGGCAACCTCATCTAGCCTCAGGCATCGCAGAGCGGACCTCGCCCCTATACAGGAAAACAACAATGATGGCTATCGTGGTAGCCTGGCCCGTGCCAGAATGGCATCGCAGAGGGAGCCTGGCATAAGCAGTAATACTAACACCAGTAGTGGAGGAAGTGGTAGCAGCAGCTCTTCCTGGCTTTCTTCCTCCCTCCGGGGCCGCTGCCCTCCCCTCCTTGCTCGCCTCAGAAGACATGCCAGGGACGAGAGCGCACACTCAGCTGCAGGCTTGGAAGAAGGCTACAGCCGTCCACAGCACTTACTGAGAAGGTGGGATAACCTTGAGCATAAAGAATCACAGGAAGATgatgacgaggaggaggaggaggaggaagaagaggaagaagaagaagaagaagaaggagcagtTGGTTTAGAGGCCTTTGGTGCAGGTCGTCCCTGCAGACTCGAGGATGACTCATTACCTGAACTGGAAGAAGCCTCGGTTGAATTTTCGCCACGCCGCAGAGTCGGCgtatttgaaaacatttcagtttctaTGGGTCCATTGGGTGGAGCGGAGGGTCATCGGGATGGGCAGAAGGATAAACCCGTCTCCAGTAGGGATCAAGAGAAGCTTCGCAAGATTAAGGAGAG ACTGTTGCTGGAAGATTctgatgaagaagaaggagatTTGTGCAGAATCTGTCAGATGGGGGAGGAATCAGCATCCAACCCCCTGATTCAGCCGTGCCGCTGTACAGGCAGTCTGCAGTACGTCCACCAGGAGTGCATTAAGAGATGGCTTTGCTCTAAAATTGGCTCTG gcACAAACCTGGAGGCCATCACAACTTGTGAACTCTGCAAGGAGAAGCTGCGCTTGAACATAGATAACTTTGACATTCAGGAGTTATACAGGACACACGTACAG TCAGAATATGATGAGTTCATCAGCAGCGGCCTCTATCTGGTTGTGCTGTTGCATTTCTGTGAGCAGAGGTTCTCTGATGTCCTGGGGGCAGTTGATGCAGCTGGg TTATTCAACCTGGTGCGAATTCTTCATGAACACATGGACAATCTCGAAA TTCCTCATGGGGAAAGCGATGAGGAGGCACATGACAGCAGACCGTCTATTGAGTTTTCTGACCTGGACGACGATCTTGAAGAGGAGTACTAA